A window of Malania oleifera isolate guangnan ecotype guangnan chromosome 5, ASM2987363v1, whole genome shotgun sequence contains these coding sequences:
- the LOC131156124 gene encoding pectinesterase inhibitor 5-like, producing the protein MERTLDDSDLQNGKEAADTALAKEKVPLRIEGPLNDGYLQNGREVAVTALDMDRVSLKMEGKPWQAQGIPNYCKPFFDDRRTKDADLRGLCPLSVAIATSRIQDTADRIPGLLSAATNPTDKQRLGVCQTDYSTALDKFKGAFSSASSEAYNDVVNLVREGANAAIDCNNVHRRSPPIGQSPIFDDNWNVAKMAGIVFAVVQAITVGF; encoded by the exons ATGGAAAGAACGCTCGACGACAGCGACTTGCAGAATGGAAAAGAAGCCGCAGATACAGCCCTAGCAAAGGAGAAAGTACCATTGAGAATAGAAGGACCGCTCAACGACGGTTACTTGCAGAATGGAAGAGAAGTCGCAGTTACAGCCCTAGATATGGATAGAGTGTCACTGAAAATGGAAGGAAAGCCATGGCAAGCGCAAGGGATCCCC AACTATTGCAAGCCTTTCTTCGACGACCGTCGTACGAAAGACGCCGACCTCCGGGGGCTTTGTCCCTTGTCTGTTGCCATCGCCACCAGCCGCATCCAAGACACCGCCGACCGCATCCCCGGTTTATTGAGCGCTGCAACAAATCCAACAGATAAGCAGAGGCTCGGCGTTTGCCAAACGGATTACAGCACAGCTCTAGACAAGTTCAAGGGAGCATTCAGTTCGGCGAGCAGCGAGGCTTATAACGACGTCGTAAACTTGGTCAGGGAAGGAGCTAATGCGGCCATTGACTGTAACAATGTGCACCGGAGAAGCCCGCCGATAGGGCAGTCGCCGATATTCGATGATAATTGGAATGTTGCGAAGATGGCAGGGATTGTTTTTGCTGTCGTCCAAGCTATTACAGTTGGGTTTTGA